The following proteins are co-located in the Desulfoscipio sp. XC116 genome:
- a CDS encoding acylphosphatase — MTQKHVFISGRVQGVYYRDYTRREAEKLGIKGWVRNLPDGRVEAVFEGPEDTVENMVAWCYQGSPRSEVIKVEVAKSNPQLKENFIDFKITR; from the coding sequence ATGACACAAAAACATGTCTTTATTTCCGGTCGGGTGCAGGGGGTTTACTACAGGGATTATACCAGGCGGGAAGCGGAAAAACTGGGTATCAAGGGATGGGTGCGCAATCTGCCCGACGGCAGGGTAGAGGCTGTTTTTGAAGGACCCGAAGATACTGTGGAAAACATGGTTGCCTGGTGTTATCAGGGTTCACCACGTTCTGAGGTGATTAAGGTGGAAGTAGCAAAAAGCAACCCGCAATTAAAGGAAAACTTTATTGACTTTAAGATAACCCGTTAG